In Candidatus Latescibacter sp., the genomic window CGCAAGGCTGGGAGCTATCGGGGTGGACACCACCAAAATCGGGCTGGTGCCCAACACAGTGGAATCGAATTTTTCATCTGATGTGACTCCCGCCGAGGCGGCCCGGCTGAAGGAAAAGCTGGGCATTCCGGACGGCTGCCCGGTGATCCTGGCCATGGGACGGATGGTGCATGTCAAGGGGTTTGCCTATCTTATCGAGGCGTTTGCCCGGATTACCGAAGATTATCCCCGGGCCAGGCTGGTGCTTGCCGGCGGGGGTGTCCTCTTTGAGGAAATAAAGGCACAGATAAGGCAACTGAACCTTGAGAACCGGGTGAGCCTGCCGGGAGCTGTCCTGCGCGGAGAGGTTCCGGTGTATTTCAAAATCGCCGACCTCTTCGTCGTTCCCTCTATCCGTCACGAGAGCGGGGCGGTGGACGGCCTCCCGGTGGTCATTCCCGAAGCGATGGCGGCGGGGCTTCCCATTATCGCCTCTCAGGTCGGCGGCATTCCGGTGCTGGTGCGGAACGGGTGCAACGGTATACTTGTGCCGGAACGAGACCCTGTCGCTCTCGCTGAAGCCATGCGAACCCTTCTGGGAAGTGCGCAGCTCTGCAGCGGATATGGCGCACGTGCCCGCAGTATCATCGAGAACAGCGTCAATTATGACTGCATCGCCAGGTATTATATAAGCCTTTATCGGGAACTTATATACCGGACTTCTGCCGCTGAAATTCCGCCGTTCGAGATACTTGAAAAAAGGATTCCATGAAAGGTTACAGGGCGCTGTCCCTGTTCGTCAGGCTGACACTTGCTGTCGCTGTTCTTTTTTTCGTTATCAGGGCGGTTCTGAACAATTGGGCGGAGGTCAGGTCCTACTCATGGGACTTTAATCCGACGTTTCTGGTTTTGTCGGTGATGGTATTTCTGGGTGGATATATTTTCCTTGCCTGGATTTGGGGAAGAGTCCTTTACTCCGCCGGCCATCCGGTTTCTTTCGGAGCCGCCTGGGACATATATTTCATCGGCAATCTGGGACGCTATATTCCCGGCAAGGTATGGACGGTTGCGTTCACTGCCTACGTGGCGGAGAAATACGGCGTTCCGGCGGTCGCAGCAGGAACATTATCCGTTTTTGCGCAGGCTTATTCGGTAATATCTTCATTGGTGATTTTTGCGCTGTTCTTTATATGTAACGGGTCTCTTCTGAAGGGAATTCCGTTGGAATGGACAGCGCCGATTTTCATCCTGGTACTGCTCATTTTCCTGGCCCCTGGAAACCTGGGGCGGGCGCTCAATTTCCTTCTGGCCAGGCTGGGGAGAGAGCGGTCCTCGATAAGGCTGGATACAATCGGGGCGTTAAAAATCATGCTCTGGTATTTTCTCTCCTGGCTGGTATTCGGCGCGGCATTCTGGCTTTTTATGATAGCTATTACCGGCGACCGTTCGCTTCAGCCGTTTTTCCTCACCGGAGTGTTCGTGGTGTCGAATGTTACCGGTTTCCTGGCGGTGTTCACGCCGGGAGGGCTGGGAGTCAGGGAAGGTATAATGGGCCTTCTGCTCGCCGGATACATTCCCGCGGGAGTGGGGATCCTCGCGGCATTCCTGCTGCGGCTTTTGACCACAATGGTTGAATTGAGTTGTGTGGCGTTTGTTCTGATACGAAAGGGATCTTTGTATGGCAAAGAAAAAACGGCTCTCCCCGGGAGTTGAAAAAACGGGCCTGCCGAAAGAAGAAGAGCTGCAAACTTCGGCTGCGGGCGGCTTTCTATCAGGCCGGTACGCCAAATGGGCGTTTTTCGCCGTGTATTTCCTGCTGACCCTTTTCCTTTTCCGGGATTTCATCTTCTCTGACCAGATGCTTTTCGGCAGCGACACAATCCCCGACGGCGTCTATACCCGCCAGTTCCTCAAGGATTATCACCATGAGTTCGGCGGAATTCCGCGCTGGAACCCGTTCATTCTCGGCGGGCTGCCGTTCATAGACGCAATGCACGGCGACACTTTTTATCCGGGTGCATGGATACAATTCACGATGCCCATTTTCCGGGCGCTTGGGCATAAGCTTGTCTGGCATGTATTCCTGGCCGGAGTTCTCATGTATTTTTTCCTGAGGACTCTCCGCATCCGCCGTGAGGTCTCGTTCCTGGGCGGGCTGATGTACATGCTTGCGCCCTCTTTCGTCTCGCTGGTTTTCCCCGGGCATGACGCCAAGATGTATGTGATCGCGCTCCTGCCGCTCGCTTTCGCCTTCCTGGAATCGGGCATGAACACCCCTCGCCTCTATAAATTCGCGGGGCTGGGCGGCGTAATGGGGCTTTTGATACTCACTTCGCACATACAGATGAGTTACTATGCATTCTGGGCGCTGGGTCTCTATTTCCTTTTCCGGCTCTACGAGATGAGGAAGGAAGGAATGCCCGCCCTGGCGGCAAGAACCGGTCTTTTCACCGGAGCGGTGCTGCTCGCGGTGGCACTCGGTTTCGTCCAGCTCTTCCCCTCGTACAAGTTCACCACCTCCCAGTCGGTGCGCTCCGGCGCCGAGCGCACCAGCTACGAATACGCCACCTCCTGGTCGATGCACCCGGAAGAAGCGGCGGGGATGCTCGTTCCCTCATTTCAGGGATTCCAGGCCGGTCTGGATAAAAACCTGTACTGGGGGAAGAATCCTTTCAAGCTCAACTCCGAGTATAACGGCATCCTTCCCATCCTGTTTGCGGTGCTGGTTCTGATCGCCCGGCGGAACAGCCGTACATGGTTCTTCCTCGGCCTGGGAGCGCTCGCTCTCATATACGCTCTCGGGGCTGCCACCCCTCTCTATCATCTCTTTTATTCCTTTGTCCCGGGGGTTAAAAATTTCCGCGCGCCGGGGATGATCATTTTTCTTTTCTGTTTCTCCCTGGTTGTTATGTCCGCGCACTATCTTTCGGCTCTTATAGACGGAAAAACCGGCGGAAAAGGTCTACCCGGCAAAGGCCTGCTTTACGCCGCCGGAGGATTATTTTTTGCTGCGCTCATCATGAGCATTATGGGGAAAAGCCTGTTCAATCTCTGGACGAGCGTGTTTTACAGCGACCTGCCCTCCAACAGGGCGGAAGCCATGGCATTGAATGTCCCCTATTTCATGCGCGACCTCTGGCGGGTGACTCTCCTTGCCGGGGCATCCCTTGTCGGGCTCTGGATGTTCCTGTCGAAAAAAATAGGAGTACCGGCATTCATCGTACTCCTTGCTCTTGTGACCATTTTCGATGAGGCGCTGGTCTCCGGCCGGTATATTGCGGTTACTGACCCCCAGACAAATCCTGAGCTCGCCCCCAGCCAGACTGTCATGGATGTTAAGAAGCTGATGGAGAATAATCCCCCCTTCCGGGTTCTGGGCATGTTCAGCGGGAAAAGGTCCAAAAACTATTATGCCATGTTCGGCATCCAGGCAGCCGATGGTTTCCATAACAACGAGTTGAAAACTTATGAGCTCTTCAGCGGGGGGGGAATGTTTACCAACTACCATGAGAGGTGGCTGGATGGAGGTAAATTCACCCCGGAAGAGATACCCCGTAATAATTTTCTGAAAGTGGCGGGGGTAAAATACATCCTCCTTCCCATGAAAGAGGGAGAGGCAAGCCCGGTGGAGAATTTTGGGGCGCTCGACCGGGCTTTCATAGTGCACAATTTCACGCTGGCTAAAGACGATACCTCCGCGGTGAGCATGTTGAAAACCGGTTTCGATGCCGGGAAAACGGCCATTCTGAACGAGGCACCGGAAATCGAAATCTTCCCTCCCGCCGATACCTCAAGGGTCTCCCGTGTTGAAAACATGGTCTATACCACCAAAGGCATGACGGTTAAAGCTGATTTTGCGGCGCCGGGACTCCTGGTTGTTTCCGACAACTGGGTTCCCTGGTGGAATGCTATTTTGGACGGAAAGCCGGTGAAAATCCATCGGGCCTATGTAACATTCATGGCAGTCGCCTGCCCGGCGGGGAGGCACGAGATTACTTTCACCTTCCTGTCGGCGCCGTACGAAACGGCAAAGAAAGTGACTTTTGTCTCGCTGGCTTTCATTGTGCTCGTCCTGTGTTCCTCCGGTGTGGTTGGATACCTCAAGCGAAAGAAAATGGTGCGATGAGGATTCTGGTCACCGGGTCTTCAGGAAGGATCGGGAGAGCGCTCCTTTCTTCACTGCCCCTCGACATGGAAGCGGAGGTTCTCCTGGATTCCATGGATCAGTCGCGGACTTTTCTTCCCTGGTACCGGTCGGATATCTCGGACCGCGGCAAGACGGTCATGGCCATTACCTGCGCCAGTCCGGAGGTGGTGGTTCACCTGGCTGCGGCGACCGATGTAGATGAGTGCGAGCGGGACCCTGATAAGGCCTTCCGGGTCAACCGTGACGGCGCCCGGAATGTCGCCGAAGCCTGTGCGAAATGCGGCGCGGGGATGGTATACCTTTCCACCGATTACGTGTTCGACGGCCTGGCAGGTCCCTATACCGAGCTGGATGAGCCGGCCCCGATCAATGTGTACGGCCTCTCCAAGCTTGAGGGGGAACGTGCGGCGGCGGACATGCTCGATGATCTGGCCGTGGTGCGGGTCAGCGTTCCGTTCGGAAGGAGAAGAAATGGCGCACATAATTTCATCAGCCGTCTTCAGGAGGAACTTTCCGCCGGAAATACAGTCAAAGTGGTTACTGACCAGAGGACAACCCCTGCTTTTCTGGACGAACTGGCGGAATTACTCTGGACTATCATCAGGAACAGGATCAGGGGGGTCATCCATTACGGGACAAGCGACCGTCTTTCACGGTATGAGATGGCGGAGGAGCTCTGCCGTGTGATGGGGTATCCGGCGGAGCTGGTTCAGCCGGTGAAGACCGCCGACCTTCGCCTCCTTGCGAAAAGACCCCTGGAGAGCGGTTTTGTCACCGAGCGGGCGCGGGATATCCTGAAGTATCCTCCGGTCACGTTCCGTGAGGCTCTGACGATAATGGCGGGACAGTAAAACTCACCCCCCGGCCCCCTCTCTTATAAATAATAGAGGGGGAGTAAAAGACAGCTCAAAGGTAAGTCCCCCTCTATTGCTTGCAAGAGAGGGGGATTTAGGGGGTGAGTTAATTCATCCATGGAGAATCACATGAAAGGTCTGGTCATCATTCCGACCTACAATGAAATTGAGAACATCGAGGCGATCACCCGTGCGGTGCTCGACCTGCCGTACGATTTCCATATCCTTATAGTTGACGACAATTCCCCCGACGGCACCGGGGAGATCGCCGACCGTCTGGCGGCTGCGGACAGCCGTATCCATGTCCTTCACCGTAAGAAGAAGGAAGGTCTCGGGCCTGCCTATATAGCGGGATTTCAGTGGGGGCTCGCCCATGATGGGTATGACATCCTGTTCGAGATGGACGCCGATTTTTCCCACCGTCCCGAATACCTGCACGATTTCATGAAAGCCATCGGGGATTCCGACCTTGTGCTCGGCTCGCGGTATATCAGCGGGGTCAATGTGGTTAACTGGCCGCTGGGAAGGCTTCTGATCTCCTATTTTGCCAACCGGTACTCGCAGATCGTCACCGGCCTCCCTGTGCGGGACGCCACCGGGGGATTCAAATGTTTCCGCCGCAAGGTTCTCGAATCGATAGACCTGGCGAAAGTCAGGAGCACAGGCTATGCTTTCCAGATAGAGATGTCCATGCGGGCCGCCGCCCGGGGATTTACTATAAAAGAAATACCGATTATATTTTACGACCGCACAAAAGGGACATCCAAGATGACCTTCCACATCGCCCGTGAGGCGGCATTTATGGTGTGGAAGCTCCGGCTGATGAAGATGATGGGGAAACTGTAATAAAACAGTGACAAAGCGACAGAGTAAAAAGATGCCGAAACAAGTTCGGCATGACACGTGTCATCCTGAACTCGTTTCAGGATCTATCATTTCCTCTGTCACTTTGCAACGCTGCAACTTGATTAGGAAACTGTAATGGACCTGTCCGTTGTCATTGTAAGTTATAATGTATCCTCCTTCCTGGATCAGACCCTCATGACTGTGGAGGAATCCGCCCACGGTCTCGAGTATGAGATTTTCGTGGTTGATAACGCTTCGGCGGACGACAGCGTAGACATGGTCAGGCGGAAATATCCGCAGGTGAAACTTATTGTGAACAGCGAAAACCGGGGATTCGCCAAAGCGAACAACCAGGCTTTCGGCCTGGCCGGGGGCAGGTATATCCTTCTTCTCAATCCCGACACCGTGCTGCGCAGCGATACGATCCCCGCCATGATCGGATTCCTCGACCGCCATCCCGAAGCCGGCGCCGCCGGGTGCAAGGTGATCAACCCGGACGGTTCCCTGCAGCTTGCCTGCCGAAGGGGATTTCCCTCTCCCGGAGTGGCGTTTTTCAAAATGGTGGGACTTTCCGGGCTTTTCCCCAAATCCAGGACATTCGGCGCTTACAACCTCACCTATCTCGATCCTGAATCGGTATCCGAAGTGGATGCCGTTTCCGGCTCGTTCATGATGCTCCGCAGGGAAGCTCTGGACCGCGCCGGACACCTCGACGAGGATTTTTTCATGTACGGCGAGGACCTTGACCTCTGCTACCGCATCAAGAAGGACGGGTGGAAAATTTACTATGTACCCGACACGGAGATCATCCATTTCAAAGGGGAAAGCACCAAGTCGGTGCCGACCATGAAGAGTATCCTTGATTTTTACACCGCCATGCATATCTTTGTGGAAAAACACCACGGCGGGGGAACGAAACTGTTCCCCCGGTGGCTGCTCATCACAGGCATCTATTTCCGCATGGCCTGGGGGTATGGCATACGGACGCTGACAAGGCTGAAAGAGCCGCTTTTTGACTTTTTTCTCATCAACATTTCCCTGGCTCTGGGTGTCATGATGCGGTTCGGAGTTTCTCTCGAAGAAGCGCCGGATTACACCGGCATGCAGTGGATAAGCATATTTCTGGTGTATTCGACCTTCTACATGACAACCTTCACCTTCCTTGGAATGTACCATCGATACCGGCATAACCCGGAGCGTGCGTTTTTCGGAGTGTTTATCGGTTTCCTGTTGAATGTTCTAATCGTATATTTTATCAAGGAATATAATTTTTCGCGGATTGCATCGTTTTACTGCTGGGGATTCAACTCGATATTCATTTCGGGCTGGCGGTTCGCCGCGCAGATGATGCGGTCGAAAGAAACCCGCATCAGGTTCAAGAAAGCGCTCGTGGTGGGCCGGATTGCCGATGCCGCCGCCTTCCGTAAGATGGTAAGCTTTTCGGAAACGGCGCCTTTCATTATCGTTGGCTGCGTCGAGGTTACTCCGGGCGCCCTTCGCGGCCGTGAAAAGGATGGAGTATACGTTCTGGGCCTGATCGATGAACTGCGGGATATCATTAAAGAATATGCGGTGGATATGGTGATCATGGTCGGCTCCAGCCTGCCCTATTCGAAAATTTTAAGTATTGGAAGCAAATTCGGTTCGATGACCCCGGAATTCAAACTGGCGCCGGAATTGAAAGTTCCCGGCGAAAACGCTCCGAACGGATCGGTCACACTGATCGATATCCATCCCGGAGGATTGTTCGGAAACAGCAGGAGATAGAAATGAAACAAAAAATGTGGAATACATGGCGGCTTCCCATCCTGTTATTCCTGTTCTTTTTTGGAAGCGGAGCAGGGCTGTCATTCCCGGCAGATAATCTAAACATCCTTGACAAGGATTATATCCGGAAATTCATCCTGGAAAAAGTGCGGAGCGATTACGTCGATTCAATAAACATCTCTACTCTTTATGATGGCGCCATCGAGG contains:
- a CDS encoding glycosyltransferase; the encoded protein is MKVCTLTHTYPRFPHDINAPFVEQLMEHISRLGNEVSVLTAYDPEWNREPQDHTVDLRTYRYIWPESLHILGYSRTIEGNVRFRKRVMLLSPFLFFFAWRAFLKLVRKKKPDVLHAHWILPNGFIAGLAARATGIPLLIQLHGSDVFTAEKNPLFRRMARFAAESAAYITTPSPDLAARLGAIGVDTTKIGLVPNTVESNFSSDVTPAEAARLKEKLGIPDGCPVILAMGRMVHVKGFAYLIEAFARITEDYPRARLVLAGGGVLFEEIKAQIRQLNLENRVSLPGAVLRGEVPVYFKIADLFVVPSIRHESGAVDGLPVVIPEAMAAGLPIIASQVGGIPVLVRNGCNGILVPERDPVALAEAMRTLLGSAQLCSGYGARARSIIENSVNYDCIARYYISLYRELIYRTSAAEIPPFEILEKRIP
- a CDS encoding lysylphosphatidylglycerol synthase domain-containing protein; this translates as MKGYRALSLFVRLTLAVAVLFFVIRAVLNNWAEVRSYSWDFNPTFLVLSVMVFLGGYIFLAWIWGRVLYSAGHPVSFGAAWDIYFIGNLGRYIPGKVWTVAFTAYVAEKYGVPAVAAGTLSVFAQAYSVISSLVIFALFFICNGSLLKGIPLEWTAPIFILVLLIFLAPGNLGRALNFLLARLGRERSSIRLDTIGALKIMLWYFLSWLVFGAAFWLFMIAITGDRSLQPFFLTGVFVVSNVTGFLAVFTPGGLGVREGIMGLLLAGYIPAGVGILAAFLLRLLTTMVELSCVAFVLIRKGSLYGKEKTALPGS
- the rfbD gene encoding dTDP-4-dehydrorhamnose reductase; translated protein: MRILVTGSSGRIGRALLSSLPLDMEAEVLLDSMDQSRTFLPWYRSDISDRGKTVMAITCASPEVVVHLAAATDVDECERDPDKAFRVNRDGARNVAEACAKCGAGMVYLSTDYVFDGLAGPYTELDEPAPINVYGLSKLEGERAAADMLDDLAVVRVSVPFGRRRNGAHNFISRLQEELSAGNTVKVVTDQRTTPAFLDELAELLWTIIRNRIRGVIHYGTSDRLSRYEMAEELCRVMGYPAELVQPVKTADLRLLAKRPLESGFVTERARDILKYPPVTFREALTIMAGQ
- a CDS encoding polyprenol monophosphomannose synthase — translated: MKGLVIIPTYNEIENIEAITRAVLDLPYDFHILIVDDNSPDGTGEIADRLAAADSRIHVLHRKKKEGLGPAYIAGFQWGLAHDGYDILFEMDADFSHRPEYLHDFMKAIGDSDLVLGSRYISGVNVVNWPLGRLLISYFANRYSQIVTGLPVRDATGGFKCFRRKVLESIDLAKVRSTGYAFQIEMSMRAAARGFTIKEIPIIFYDRTKGTSKMTFHIAREAAFMVWKLRLMKMMGKL
- a CDS encoding glycosyltransferase, translating into MDLSVVIVSYNVSSFLDQTLMTVEESAHGLEYEIFVVDNASADDSVDMVRRKYPQVKLIVNSENRGFAKANNQAFGLAGGRYILLLNPDTVLRSDTIPAMIGFLDRHPEAGAAGCKVINPDGSLQLACRRGFPSPGVAFFKMVGLSGLFPKSRTFGAYNLTYLDPESVSEVDAVSGSFMMLRREALDRAGHLDEDFFMYGEDLDLCYRIKKDGWKIYYVPDTEIIHFKGESTKSVPTMKSILDFYTAMHIFVEKHHGGGTKLFPRWLLITGIYFRMAWGYGIRTLTRLKEPLFDFFLINISLALGVMMRFGVSLEEAPDYTGMQWISIFLVYSTFYMTTFTFLGMYHRYRHNPERAFFGVFIGFLLNVLIVYFIKEYNFSRIASFYCWGFNSIFISGWRFAAQMMRSKETRIRFKKALVVGRIADAAAFRKMVSFSETAPFIIVGCVEVTPGALRGREKDGVYVLGLIDELRDIIKEYAVDMVIMVGSSLPYSKILSIGSKFGSMTPEFKLAPELKVPGENAPNGSVTLIDIHPGGLFGNSRR